A section of the Roseivirga sp. BDSF3-8 genome encodes:
- a CDS encoding HipA N-terminal domain-containing protein → MSKKAQVYNNGLLAGLLEKTEGEGYIFSYDKEYLNNPDTFAISLTMPKAPEPYRSEVLFPFFFGLLSEGVNRQTQCRLLKIDEDDHFSLLLKTAGSDTIGSITIKALSS, encoded by the coding sequence ATGAGTAAAAAGGCGCAGGTATACAATAATGGCTTGCTGGCGGGTTTGCTGGAGAAGACCGAAGGGGAGGGGTATATTTTTTCGTATGATAAGGAGTATCTCAACAACCCCGATACATTTGCCATCAGCCTGACTATGCCCAAAGCCCCGGAACCCTATCGGTCAGAAGTGCTTTTCCCTTTTTTCTTCGGCCTGTTGTCAGAAGGCGTAAACCGGCAAACACAATGCAGGCTATTAAAAATTGATGAGGATGACCACTTCAGCCTTCTACTTAAAACGGCGGGCAGCGATACGATAGGTTCCATTACCATTAAAGCATTATCATCATGA
- a CDS encoding helix-turn-helix domain-containing protein produces MTLACSIKIRASKGEAEKRFPNTAFYHPKALMSYCLAEIGCLTSLGELANRQNNAELTKYDPVNSLQTTNPAVLCRIYCFDGALAVLLPKIGRILLDMDIKEIGEVIKERRKFLRITQEDAGEISGISERTLRDIEKGLANPELASLMNLCEVLGLELTIDVIK; encoded by the coding sequence ATGACTTTAGCCTGTTCAATTAAAATAAGGGCAAGTAAAGGAGAAGCTGAAAAGCGTTTTCCCAACACGGCATTTTATCATCCCAAAGCATTAATGAGTTATTGTCTAGCAGAAATTGGCTGTTTAACTAGTCTTGGAGAATTAGCAAATCGGCAGAATAATGCCGAATTGACGAAGTATGATCCTGTAAATAGTCTACAAACAACGAATCCGGCAGTACTTTGCCGGATTTATTGCTTTGATGGAGCATTAGCCGTACTTTTACCTAAAATCGGCAGAATATTGCTGGATATGGATATCAAGGAAATAGGAGAAGTAATAAAAGAGCGCAGGAAATTTCTCAGGATCACGCAGGAAGACGCGGGGGAGATTTCAGGCATATCAGAGCGCACCTTGCGTGATATAGAAAAAGGACTGGCTAATCCGGAATTGGCCAGCCTGATGAACCTGTGCGAAGTACTGGGACTGGAACTTACCATTGATGTGATCAAATGA